A genome region from Eschrichtius robustus isolate mEscRob2 chromosome 4, mEscRob2.pri, whole genome shotgun sequence includes the following:
- the LOC137763780 gene encoding glycine cleavage system H protein, mitochondrial-like — MALQVARSVRAAICSLRAISAPNAPCPPRPWGLRVGAVRALRTGPALLSGHKFTDKHEWVTTENGVGTVGISNFAQEALGDVVYCSLPEVGTKLNKQEEFGALESVKAASELCSPLSGEVTEINEAVAENPGLVNKSCYEDGWLIKMTLSNPSELDELMSEEAYEKYIKSIEE, encoded by the coding sequence ATGGCGCTGCAAGTGGCGCGCAGCGTGCGGGCCGCGATCTGCAGCCTGCGCGCCATCTCTGCGCCCAACGCGCCCTGCCCGCCGCGGCCCTGGGGACTGCGGGTGGGCGCCGTCCGGGCGCTGCGCACCGGCCCCGCTCTGCTGTCGGGTCATAAATTCACAGACAAACATGAATGGGTAACAACAGAAAACGGTGTTGGAACAGTGGGAATCAGCAATTTTGCACAGGAAGCTTTGGGAGATGTTGTTTACTGTAGTCTGCCTGAAGTTGGGACAAAATTGAACAAACAAGAGGAATTTGGTGCTTTGGAAAGTGTGAAAGCGGCTAGTGAACTCTGTTCTCCTCTATCAGGAGAAGTAACTGAAATTAATGAAGCTGTAGCAGAAAATCCAGGACTTGTCAACAAATCTTGTTATGAAGATGGTTGGCTGATCAAGATGACACTCAGTAACCCTTCAGAACTAGATGAACTAATGAGTGAAGAAGCAtatgagaaatacataaaatctatTGAGGAGTGA